From the Pyramidobacter porci genome, the window ATGCCGCTGATCTGCGTTTATGCGGCACCCACAAGCCTTTGCGTGGCCGGTTATGTGCAGTCGGTCATGCCCAAGTCCTTCGCGATGCTGATCTTCCTGCTGGCGCTGGCGCTGTTGACGTACGTTTTCGCGCTGATCAGGAGTTTCTCGATGCTGAAATTGCCGTTCTATCCCAGCTATGCGGCTTTCACTTTTCCGTTCGTGATCGCGGCGATTGCCTTCAAGCAGGGCGCGGCCTGCGCCGTCAAGCTTGGGCATGCGCTGCCGCTCCTGTCGTACGCCGCTTCGGCGGCGACGCTGGTCGCTGTGGTGCTCGTGGTTTATACCTATCTCTGTTTCATGAAATTCATCTTTTCGAAATGATCTGCTCCGGACGAAGTTTCCGTCCGATATGAACGAAATCTGCCGGCAGTATGGCACAGAAGGGGGAGGGCTCACTGCGGCTTCCCCCCCCTCTTTTTGCGTTTTCGTCCGACGCGAAACGGAAACTGAAAATGTGACAGGCAGCCAGCGCTGCGCGGTGCTTGCCGAAGAAAGGAGATTTTTCTTTATGCCCGGTCATGAAAACGGCCACGCTTCCGGGATGCCGCCCCGCCGTCTGACGCGGGACGAACTGGCGATTCTCGAGAGCCGCCCGAAAACGAAATTCCAAAAATTTCTCGATTACGTCGTCTGTTTCCTTCCCGTCGTTGCCGGCGGCGTCGCCCTGTGGGAGTACAACTGCCTTCCCGATCTGCAGGGAAATACCCACGGCAACGACTACAACTGGTTCATTCTTGTCTTGATGGGGCTGGTGCTGATCGGTTTTCTCGCCTCGTTCTGCGGGCGCCGCGCCTTCCGCTGGATGCGCTACAAAGCCCCTTTCTATACGTTCGTCTTTCTGGCGCTGGCCGGCTACGACTGGCTGACGCTCAAGACCGGCGGCCTGCCGCTGCCGTACTTTCCGTGGCTCGATCAGATGCTGGAAGCAGCCATCGCCGACTGGGGGTACTTGATGGACTGCGCCAAAAACTCGCTGATCCTGCTGTTCACCGGCTACTTCATCGGCGTCGGCGCCGGGCTGGTCACCGGCATCGCCTGCGGCTACAACCGCAACGTCAATTATTGGATCGAACCGTTTACGCGGCTGCTGGGCGCCATCCCCTCCACGACGTGGCTTCCCGTCGTCATGGTGCTGGCCGCCACGCTCTTCCGCGGCAGCGTGTTCATCATCGCCCTCGGCGTGTGGTACTCCGTCACGATTGCCACCAAGACCGGCATCACCAACATCGACCCCGCCTATTTCGAGGCGGCGCGCACGCTGGGCGTCAAGGGCATGCGCCTCGTCGGAACCATCGCCGTGCCCTCGGCGCTGCCGAACATTCTGCAGGGCATGACTCAGGGCATGAGCACGGCTTGCG encodes:
- a CDS encoding ABC transporter permease, coding for MPGHENGHASGMPPRRLTRDELAILESRPKTKFQKFLDYVVCFLPVVAGGVALWEYNCLPDLQGNTHGNDYNWFILVLMGLVLIGFLASFCGRRAFRWMRYKAPFYTFVFLALAGYDWLTLKTGGLPLPYFPWLDQMLEAAIADWGYLMDCAKNSLILLFTGYFIGVGAGLVTGIACGYNRNVNYWIEPFTRLLGAIPSTTWLPVVMVLAATLFRGSVFIIALGVWYSVTIATKTGITNIDPAYFEAARTLGVKGMRLVGTIAVPSALPNILQGMTQGMSTACVALMVAEMIGVESGLGWYITWQKSWARYGNMYAAVVAICVIFVLVNTLLGAIRHYMLRWQER